In Acidobacteriota bacterium, the following proteins share a genomic window:
- a CDS encoding FRG domain-containing protein: MNEVRPGSWSELLEVLFEGSWQPSLQRFRSPYAFRGLSDASYRLETTLMRLASRAVGVERHLLRNFRKYAHRDVVERDSIWNWLAVA; the protein is encoded by the coding sequence ATGAACGAAGTCCGACCCGGGAGCTGGAGCGAACTCCTGGAAGTGCTGTTCGAAGGTTCCTGGCAGCCGTCCTTGCAGCGCTTCCGGTCTCCGTACGCGTTTCGAGGCCTGTCGGACGCCTCCTACCGGCTGGAGACGACGCTCATGCGGCTCGCCAGCAGGGCCGTCGGCGTGGAACGCCACCTCTTGCGGAACTTCCGCAAGTACGCGCATCGCGACGTGGTGGAGCGCGACTCGATCTGGAACTGGCTGGCGGTCGCC
- a CDS encoding nitroreductase family protein produces the protein MDAPRFVPLEFLERPLAEMRRRAREFAEEIGRRRTVREFDSRPVPREIIEDCLRAAGAAPSGANLQPWHFVAISDPEVKRRIREAAEKEERAFYERRASESWLRDLAPLGTTPDKPFLETAPWLIAVFYERFRKTGDGTRKAYYAVESVGLATGFLIAALHHAGLATLTHTPSPMGFLNEITGRPDNERPFLLLVVGYPAPGAKVPAIRRKSLEEIATFL, from the coding sequence ATGGACGCTCCCCGTTTCGTGCCGCTCGAATTCCTCGAACGACCACTGGCCGAGATGAGGCGGCGCGCGCGGGAATTCGCCGAGGAAATCGGCCGCCGCCGGACGGTGCGAGAGTTCGACTCCCGGCCCGTCCCCCGCGAGATCATCGAAGATTGCCTCCGCGCCGCCGGCGCCGCGCCGAGCGGTGCGAATCTCCAGCCATGGCACTTCGTGGCCATTTCCGACCCCGAAGTGAAACGCCGGATCCGCGAGGCGGCGGAGAAAGAGGAGCGCGCCTTTTACGAGCGGCGTGCGAGCGAGTCCTGGTTGCGCGACCTGGCGCCCCTCGGCACGACGCCGGACAAGCCGTTCCTCGAGACGGCTCCGTGGCTGATCGCGGTCTTTTACGAACGCTTTCGGAAGACCGGGGACGGAACGCGGAAAGCCTACTACGCGGTCGAATCGGTCGGTCTGGCGACGGGGTTCCTGATCGCCGCGCTCCACCATGCGGGCCTCGCGACCCTGACCCATACCCCGAGCCCGATGGGCTTTCTCAACGAGATCACCGGGCGGCCGGACAACGAACGCCCGTTTCTCCTCCTCGTCGTCGGATACCCGGCTCCGGGCGCGAAGGTTCCCGCGATTCGCCGGAAGAGCCTCGAGGAGATCGCCACCTTCCTCTGA
- a CDS encoding metallopeptidase family protein, which translates to MFVQPGQQVRREARRPRRLGGAERDREHGGECDQIAFHGRGSSWRGAPPPVPRGAGRHPLSGKDRACRQVVVNKAVAERTPRRSRRACPKLGQGDRPRPGAATVSKPRVAQRNGAAARAPTGGLSPARRRRYREEARRVPGRRRRGAMSGERDRIESLLDRAAEARDEGDDARAEEAAREALDLIERGSGDASLRAEALLLLAEAAIDARRDEEAFARLDEAAETPEARAEAALLRARLHLLRWELPEAEAALGGCVGDPEIRAAALYERAILADLAGDVERADALYAEAARLDPESFREPVRMSDDEAREFLEEVLETLPETVREALDNVVIEIVPAPDPASDAGPDTDPLLLGLYEGVPRPQQSVANGGTLPGRIRIFKRNIERMAAFTDRLREELRLTLLHEIGHHLGWDEEDLAQRGLE; encoded by the coding sequence ATGTTCGTCCAGCCAGGCCAACAGGTCCGGCGAGAGGCTCGTCGCCCGCGCCGCCTGGGGGGCGCCGAGCGCGATCGCGAGCACGGTGGCGAGTGTGACCAGATAGCGTTTCATGGGCGCGGCTCCTCGTGGCGCGGTGCGCCGCCCCCGGTCCCGCGAGGGGCGGGGCGGCACCCGCTTTCAGGCAAGGACCGTGCCTGCCGCCAAGTCGTTGTAAATAAAGCTGTTGCCGAGCGGACTCCCCGGAGAAGCCGGCGGGCGTGTCCGAAGCTCGGCCAGGGTGACCGGCCGCGTCCGGGCGCGGCGACCGTTTCGAAACCGCGTGTCGCGCAGCGGAACGGTGCCGCCGCCCGGGCGCCGACCGGCGGACTTTCTCCGGCCCGCCGCCGCCGGTATCGTGAGGAGGCGCGCCGGGTTCCCGGCCGCCGGCGGCGAGGAGCGATGAGCGGCGAAAGGGATCGGATCGAGTCGTTGCTCGACCGGGCCGCGGAAGCCCGAGACGAGGGGGACGACGCCCGCGCGGAAGAGGCGGCGCGGGAGGCGCTCGATCTGATCGAGCGCGGCTCGGGCGACGCATCGCTCCGTGCCGAGGCGCTGTTGCTCCTGGCGGAAGCTGCGATCGACGCCCGGCGCGACGAAGAGGCCTTCGCCCGTCTCGACGAGGCTGCCGAGACGCCCGAGGCCCGCGCCGAGGCCGCTCTTCTTCGAGCCAGGCTGCATCTTCTGCGATGGGAGCTACCCGAAGCCGAGGCGGCGCTCGGCGGCTGCGTCGGCGATCCCGAGATCCGCGCAGCGGCCCTCTACGAACGCGCGATCCTCGCCGATCTCGCCGGTGACGTCGAGCGGGCCGACGCCCTTTACGCCGAGGCGGCCCGCTTGGACCCGGAGAGCTTTCGCGAACCGGTCCGCATGTCGGACGACGAGGCCCGCGAGTTCCTCGAGGAGGTTCTGGAGACTCTTCCCGAGACGGTTCGAGAAGCGCTCGACAACGTCGTCATCGAGATCGTCCCCGCTCCCGACCCGGCGAGCGACGCCGGTCCGGACACCGACCCGTTGCTGCTCGGGCTGTACGAGGGCGTCCCCCGCCCCCAGCAAAGCGTCGCCAATGGCGGGACGCTGCCGGGCCGGATCCGGATTTTCAAACGCAACATCGAGCGAATGGCGGCGTTCACCGACCGCCTCCGCGAGGAGTTGCGGCTGACGCTGCTGCACGAGATCGGACACCACCTCGGCTGGGACGAGGAGGACCTGGCGCAGCGCGGTCTGGAGTGA